A window of the Synechococcus sp. JA-3-3Ab genome harbors these coding sequences:
- a CDS encoding 6-carboxytetrahydropterin synthase produces MSRTCTIYRRAHFAASHRYWLPELSEAENLARFGSHARFPGHGHNYVLEVGLTGEVDEYGMVLNLSQVKQVIRERVIQELNFAYLNQVWPEFAQTLPTTEFIAYTIWQRLADALPLSSVRLYEDPQLWAEYRGEAMQAYLTVATHFSAAHRLALDHLSLEENTAIYGLCARPHGHGHNYGLEITVKGSIDPRTGMIVDLAALQRVIEEQVVKPLDHTFLNKDVPYFAQVVPTAENIALYVQRLLTLPLRELGVQLHRVRLQESPNNSSEVYGEFPLEELGAATAATTYPASEGKRDPSEVEPLAAGRAEPAAYAGSG; encoded by the coding sequence CTTCGGCTCCCACGCCCGCTTTCCCGGCCACGGCCACAACTACGTGCTGGAGGTGGGCCTGACGGGGGAGGTAGACGAGTACGGCATGGTGCTCAACCTCTCCCAGGTCAAGCAGGTAATTCGGGAGCGGGTGATTCAAGAACTGAACTTCGCCTACCTCAACCAAGTCTGGCCAGAGTTTGCCCAAACCCTGCCCACCACCGAGTTCATTGCCTACACCATCTGGCAGCGCCTAGCCGACGCGCTGCCGCTCAGCAGTGTGCGCCTCTACGAAGATCCCCAGCTTTGGGCCGAATACCGAGGAGAAGCGATGCAAGCCTATTTGACCGTTGCCACCCACTTTAGCGCCGCCCACCGCTTGGCCCTCGATCACCTCAGCCTGGAAGAGAACACTGCCATCTACGGCCTCTGCGCTCGCCCCCACGGCCACGGCCACAACTACGGCCTGGAGATTACCGTCAAGGGATCCATCGACCCGCGCACAGGGATGATCGTGGATTTGGCAGCTCTGCAGCGGGTGATTGAGGAGCAGGTGGTGAAGCCCCTGGATCACACTTTCTTGAACAAAGACGTCCCCTACTTTGCCCAGGTGGTGCCCACCGCCGAAAACATCGCCCTCTACGTCCAGCGGCTGCTGACTTTGCCCCTGCGCGAGCTGGGGGTGCAACTGCATCGGGTTCGCCTGCAAGAGAGCCCCAACAACAGCAGCGAAGTCTACGGGGAGTTTCCGCTAGAGGAGCTGGGCGCAGCTACCGCTGCCACCACATACCCCGCGAGCGAGGGCAAGAGGGATCCCTCCGAAGTGGAGCCCCTGGCCGCCGGCAGGGCTGAGCCAGCCGCCTATGCTGGATCTGGTTAA